One segment of Ricinus communis isolate WT05 ecotype wild-type chromosome 8, ASM1957865v1, whole genome shotgun sequence DNA contains the following:
- the LOC8286005 gene encoding uncharacterized protein LOC8286005: protein MNATTNFIEDNNDPESDCDTNTDVAPEYYQPISPLADDDSDPEQANSDEDSRAENGIRCLHLNGDVEQQSSSSSSEEEEDEEEERVREASESAILRAFREDENRRNAPLSQENATRVIEAMRGISFSDYTPDWAGRVPQDQWIHRLRALRSQQQILSPNTSLHN from the exons ATGAACGCTACAACGAACTTCATTGAAG ACAACAATGATCCTGAAAGCGATTGCGACACGAATACCGATGTAGCACCTGAATACTACCAGCCGATCTCACCACTTGCTGACGATGACTCCGATCCCGAACAAGCCAACTCCGATGAAGATTCTAGGGCGGAGAACGGAATCCGCTGTCTTCATCTAAACGGCGACGTAGAGCAGcagagcagcagcagcagcagcgaGGAAGAAGAGGATGAGGAAGAGGAGAGAGTGAGAGAAGCGTCTGAATCGGCTATTTTGCGAGCATTTAGAGAGGATGAGAATCGAAGGAATGCTCCGTTGTCTCAAGAGAATGCTACTCGTGTTATCGAGGCCATGCGTGGGATTTCCTTCTCCGATTACACTCCTGATTGGGCGGGTCGGGTTCCTCAGGATCAGTGGATCCATCGCCTTCGAGCTTTGAGGAGCCAACAACAAATACTATCACCCAACACTTCTCTTCACAATTAG
- the LOC8286003 gene encoding short chain aldehyde dehydrogenase 1 — translation MKPSPYQHWSKMKENSSESSTANRLEGKVALITGGASGIGAGTAKLFVKNGAKVVVADVQDELGRSLCQQLGSETEDIISYVHCDVSSDSDMREAVDLAVSKYGKLDIMFSNAAISGGLDNTILGTDNDDFNRVFEVNVFGGFLAAKHAARVMIPAKKGSILFTSSNAAATCVCSPHPYVTSKHAVNGLAQNLCAELGRYGIRVNCASPFGVVTPFLLQYYGLTEANDTMTNKIQQAISSAAILKGEILEVKDIAEAAVYLASDESKFVSGINLVVDGGYSVANPAIANALKSLSSS, via the exons ATGAAGCCTAGCCCATATCAGCATTGGAGCAAAATGAAGGAAAATTCTTCTGAAAGCTCGACTGCCAATAG ACTTGAAGGTAAGGTAGCTTTGATAACTGGTGGAGCTAGTGGTATAGGGGCAGGCACTGCAAAGCTGTTTGTTAAAAATGGTGCCAAAGTAGTGGTTGCAGATGTTCAAGATGAGCTTGGCCGCTCTCTTTGCCAACAACTTGGCTCTGAAACTGAAGATATTATCTCTTACGTTCACTGCGATGTCTCATCTGATTCTGACATGCGAGAAGCTGTGGATTTGGCCGTGTCCAAGTATGGAAAGCTTGACATCATGTTCAGCAACGCTGCTATTTCAGGTGGCTTGGATAACACAATATTAGGCACGGATAATGATGATTTCAACAGGGTGTTCGAAGTCAATGTGTTTGGTGGTTTCTTGGCTGCTAAACATGCTGCCAGAGTCATGATTCCAGCTAAGAAAGGCTCTATCCTTTTCACTTCCAGTAATGCTGCTGCAACCTGCGTGTGTTCTCCTCATCCTTATGTCACATCAAAGCATGCAGTTAATGGTTTAGCCCAGAACTTGTGTGCAGAGCTGGGGAGATATGGGATAAGAGTAAACTGTGCATCTCCATTCGGAGTGGTGACTCCATTTTTACTGCAATACTATGGGTTAACAGAGGCCAATGATACGATGACGAACAAGATTCAGCAAGCCATTTCTTCTGCTGCTATCTTGAAAGGAGAGATACTGGAAGTGAAAGATATTGCAGAAGCAGCGGTTTATTTGGCAAGTGACGAGTCCAAGTTTGTGAGCGGCATCAATCTTGTTGTTGATGGAGGTTATAGTGTTGCTAATCCTGCCATTGCCAATGCCCTCAAAAGCTTATCTTCTTCTTGA
- the LOC8286002 gene encoding uncharacterized protein LOC8286002 isoform X2, with protein MDTDQDEYPTFAEGRETRYSHATNGARKGYVVYQEMGFQDQVKEFLKGAAEMSVQCAKGCRDIVVQNLGREDSFIVKNFGRSSYIGKKVGFGYDRICKKLKKFNEYLPEDKDPIHAWSVICAVFVLAFAVLSVSTERDTSTTLIKKVFIHPPSADRILLPDGRYMAYREQGVPADSARFSMIAPHTFLSSRLAGAAMLAPMVNPYDSLMTKDERRGIWEKWTRKRKFMYFLARRFPMFLSYFYHRSFLSGKHDQIDTWLSLSLGKRDKALIEDPIHEDFWQRDVEESIRQGNAKPFIEEAVLQVSNWGFSLADIKLQKKKQGKGVLNWLKLVLVGSEEEYTGFLGPIHIWQGMDDKVVPPLMTDFVHRVLPGAAVHKLPYEGHFTYFYFCDECHQQIFTTLFGTPQGPLKKTAEVKQTPYEDSMNVQEVDDENEALVSAKEIQLDQEEQVHQTLVEVDIEVEEEVIHTKE; from the exons ATGGATACAGATCAAGATGAGTATCCGACATTTGCAGAGGGAAGGGAAACGAGGTACTCTCATGCTACAAATGGTGCTCGAAAAGGGTATGTCGTTTATCAAGAAATGGGTTTTCAAGACCAAGTTAAGGAGTTCTTGAAAGGAGCAGCTGAAATGAGTGTGCAATGTGCTAAAGGGTGTAGGGATATAGTGGTGCAGAATTTAGGGAGAGAGGATTCTTTTATTGTTAAGAATTTTGGGAGAAGCTCTTATATAGGGAAGAAAGTTGGATTTGGGTATGATAGGATTTGTAAGAAATTGAAGAAGTTTAATGAGTATCTGCCTGAGGATAAGGATCCAATTCATGCTTGGTCAGTGATATGCGCAGTGTTTGTTCTTGCTTTTGCAG TCTTGAGTGTAAGTACTGAACGAGATACCTCTACCACATTGATAAAGAAGGTGTTTATACATCCTCCCAGTGCTGACCGGATATTGCTTCCAGACGGTCGATACATGGCATACAGAGAGCAAGGTGTACCGGCTGACAGTGCTAGATTTTCAATGATAGCTCCACATACTTTTCTTTCATCTCGGCTTGCAG GTGCGGCCATGCTTGCTCCGATGGTCAATCCATATGATTCACTAATGACCAAGGATGAGAGACGTGGAATATGGGAAAAGTGGACTCGGAAAAGGAAATTTATGTACTTCTTGGCTCGGAGGTTTCCTATGTTTCTTTCCTACTTCTACCACCGGAGCTTCTTGTCCGGAAAGCATGATCAGATTGATACTTGGCTCTCATTGTCGCTAGGAAAGAGG GACAAAGCTTTGATAGAGGATCCAATCCATGAAGACTTTTGGCAAAGAGATGTGGAAGAGTCGATCCGACAAGGAAATGCAAAACCCTTCATAGAGGAAGCTGTTCTGCAAGTTTCAAATTGGGGTTTCAGCCTTGCTGACATCAAATtgcagaagaagaagcagGGGAAAGGTGTTCTCAATTGGCTGAAACTTGTACTTGTTGGGTCTGAGGAGGAGTATACAGGTTTCCTTGGCCCCATACACATTTGGCAG GGGATGGATGATAAGGTCGTTCCACCATTGATGACGGATTTTGTTCATCGGGTTCTACCAGGCGCCGCAGTGCACAAGCTCCCATACGAGGGCCACTTCacatatttctatttttgtgATGAATGCCATCAACAGATATTCACTACACTTTTTGGGACCCCACAAGGTCCACTAAAAAAAACGGCAGAAGTAAAACAAACTCCATATGAAGATAGTATGAATGTTCAGGAGGTAGATGATGAGAATGAGGCACTTGTAAGTGCAAAAGAGATACAGTTAGATCAAGAGGAACAGGTACATCAAACACTAGTAGAGGTTGATATTGAAGTGGAGGAAGAAGTAATCCATACCAAAGAATAA
- the LOC8286002 gene encoding uncharacterized protein LOC8286002 isoform X1 → MDTDQDEYPTFAEGRETRYSHATNGARKGYVVYQEMGFQDQVKEFLKGAAEMSVQCAKGCRDIVVQNLGREDSFIVKNFGRSSYIGKKVGFGYDRICKKLKKFNEYLPEDKDPIHAWSVICAVFVLAFAVLSVSTERDTSTTLIKKVFIHPPSADRILLPDGRYMAYREQGVPADSARFSMIAPHTFLSSRLAGIPGLKASILEQFGIYLLTYDLPGFGESDAHPNRNLESSSLDMLFLVRALGIKDKFWVVGYSSGSLHAWAALRYIPDKLAGAAMLAPMVNPYDSLMTKDERRGIWEKWTRKRKFMYFLARRFPMFLSYFYHRSFLSGKHDQIDTWLSLSLGKRDKALIEDPIHEDFWQRDVEESIRQGNAKPFIEEAVLQVSNWGFSLADIKLQKKKQGKGVLNWLKLVLVGSEEEYTGFLGPIHIWQGMDDKVVPPLMTDFVHRVLPGAAVHKLPYEGHFTYFYFCDECHQQIFTTLFGTPQGPLKKTAEVKQTPYEDSMNVQEVDDENEALVSAKEIQLDQEEQVHQTLVEVDIEVEEEVIHTKE, encoded by the exons ATGGATACAGATCAAGATGAGTATCCGACATTTGCAGAGGGAAGGGAAACGAGGTACTCTCATGCTACAAATGGTGCTCGAAAAGGGTATGTCGTTTATCAAGAAATGGGTTTTCAAGACCAAGTTAAGGAGTTCTTGAAAGGAGCAGCTGAAATGAGTGTGCAATGTGCTAAAGGGTGTAGGGATATAGTGGTGCAGAATTTAGGGAGAGAGGATTCTTTTATTGTTAAGAATTTTGGGAGAAGCTCTTATATAGGGAAGAAAGTTGGATTTGGGTATGATAGGATTTGTAAGAAATTGAAGAAGTTTAATGAGTATCTGCCTGAGGATAAGGATCCAATTCATGCTTGGTCAGTGATATGCGCAGTGTTTGTTCTTGCTTTTGCAG TCTTGAGTGTAAGTACTGAACGAGATACCTCTACCACATTGATAAAGAAGGTGTTTATACATCCTCCCAGTGCTGACCGGATATTGCTTCCAGACGGTCGATACATGGCATACAGAGAGCAAGGTGTACCGGCTGACAGTGCTAGATTTTCAATGATAGCTCCACATACTTTTCTTTCATCTCGGCTTGCAG GAATACCTGGACTTAAGGCCTCAATCTTGGAACAGTTTGGCATATACTTGTTAACATATGATCTTCCCGGTTTTGGGGAGAGTGATGCTCACCCAAACAGAAACCTCGAGTCATCATCCTTAGATATGTTATTCCTAGTTCGTGCTCTGGGTATTAAGGACAAGTTCTGGGTGGTCGGCTACTCAAGTGGGAGTCTTCATGCTTGGGCAGCACTTAGATACATTCCTGATAAACTTGCAG GTGCGGCCATGCTTGCTCCGATGGTCAATCCATATGATTCACTAATGACCAAGGATGAGAGACGTGGAATATGGGAAAAGTGGACTCGGAAAAGGAAATTTATGTACTTCTTGGCTCGGAGGTTTCCTATGTTTCTTTCCTACTTCTACCACCGGAGCTTCTTGTCCGGAAAGCATGATCAGATTGATACTTGGCTCTCATTGTCGCTAGGAAAGAGG GACAAAGCTTTGATAGAGGATCCAATCCATGAAGACTTTTGGCAAAGAGATGTGGAAGAGTCGATCCGACAAGGAAATGCAAAACCCTTCATAGAGGAAGCTGTTCTGCAAGTTTCAAATTGGGGTTTCAGCCTTGCTGACATCAAATtgcagaagaagaagcagGGGAAAGGTGTTCTCAATTGGCTGAAACTTGTACTTGTTGGGTCTGAGGAGGAGTATACAGGTTTCCTTGGCCCCATACACATTTGGCAG GGGATGGATGATAAGGTCGTTCCACCATTGATGACGGATTTTGTTCATCGGGTTCTACCAGGCGCCGCAGTGCACAAGCTCCCATACGAGGGCCACTTCacatatttctatttttgtgATGAATGCCATCAACAGATATTCACTACACTTTTTGGGACCCCACAAGGTCCACTAAAAAAAACGGCAGAAGTAAAACAAACTCCATATGAAGATAGTATGAATGTTCAGGAGGTAGATGATGAGAATGAGGCACTTGTAAGTGCAAAAGAGATACAGTTAGATCAAGAGGAACAGGTACATCAAACACTAGTAGAGGTTGATATTGAAGTGGAGGAAGAAGTAATCCATACCAAAGAATAA
- the LOC8286002 gene encoding uncharacterized protein LOC8286002 isoform X3: protein MDTDQDEYPTFAEGRETRYSHATNGARKGYVVYQEMGFQDQVKEFLKGAAEMSVQCAKGCRDIVVQNLGREDSFIVKNFGRSSYIGKKVGFGYDRICKKLKKFNEYLPEDKDPIHAWSVICAVFVLAFAVLSVSTERDTSTTLIKKVFIHPPSADRILLPDGRYMAYREQGVPADSARFSMIAPHTFLSSRLAGIPGLKASILEQFGIYLLTYDLPGFGESDAHPNRNLESSSLDMLFLVRALGIKDKFWVVGYSSGSLHAWAALRYIPDKLAGAAMLAPMVNPYDSLMTKDERRGIWEKWTRKRKFMYFLARRFPMFLSYFYHRSFLSGKHDQIDTWLSLSLGKRDKALIEDPIHEDFWQRDVEESIRQGNAKPFIEEAVLQVSNWGFSLADIKLQKKKQGKGVLNWLKLVLVGSEEEYTGFLGPIHIWQTLHSCAGDG from the exons ATGGATACAGATCAAGATGAGTATCCGACATTTGCAGAGGGAAGGGAAACGAGGTACTCTCATGCTACAAATGGTGCTCGAAAAGGGTATGTCGTTTATCAAGAAATGGGTTTTCAAGACCAAGTTAAGGAGTTCTTGAAAGGAGCAGCTGAAATGAGTGTGCAATGTGCTAAAGGGTGTAGGGATATAGTGGTGCAGAATTTAGGGAGAGAGGATTCTTTTATTGTTAAGAATTTTGGGAGAAGCTCTTATATAGGGAAGAAAGTTGGATTTGGGTATGATAGGATTTGTAAGAAATTGAAGAAGTTTAATGAGTATCTGCCTGAGGATAAGGATCCAATTCATGCTTGGTCAGTGATATGCGCAGTGTTTGTTCTTGCTTTTGCAG TCTTGAGTGTAAGTACTGAACGAGATACCTCTACCACATTGATAAAGAAGGTGTTTATACATCCTCCCAGTGCTGACCGGATATTGCTTCCAGACGGTCGATACATGGCATACAGAGAGCAAGGTGTACCGGCTGACAGTGCTAGATTTTCAATGATAGCTCCACATACTTTTCTTTCATCTCGGCTTGCAG GAATACCTGGACTTAAGGCCTCAATCTTGGAACAGTTTGGCATATACTTGTTAACATATGATCTTCCCGGTTTTGGGGAGAGTGATGCTCACCCAAACAGAAACCTCGAGTCATCATCCTTAGATATGTTATTCCTAGTTCGTGCTCTGGGTATTAAGGACAAGTTCTGGGTGGTCGGCTACTCAAGTGGGAGTCTTCATGCTTGGGCAGCACTTAGATACATTCCTGATAAACTTGCAG GTGCGGCCATGCTTGCTCCGATGGTCAATCCATATGATTCACTAATGACCAAGGATGAGAGACGTGGAATATGGGAAAAGTGGACTCGGAAAAGGAAATTTATGTACTTCTTGGCTCGGAGGTTTCCTATGTTTCTTTCCTACTTCTACCACCGGAGCTTCTTGTCCGGAAAGCATGATCAGATTGATACTTGGCTCTCATTGTCGCTAGGAAAGAGG GACAAAGCTTTGATAGAGGATCCAATCCATGAAGACTTTTGGCAAAGAGATGTGGAAGAGTCGATCCGACAAGGAAATGCAAAACCCTTCATAGAGGAAGCTGTTCTGCAAGTTTCAAATTGGGGTTTCAGCCTTGCTGACATCAAATtgcagaagaagaagcagGGGAAAGGTGTTCTCAATTGGCTGAAACTTGTACTTGTTGGGTCTGAGGAGGAGTATACAGGTTTCCTTGGCCCCATACACATTTGGCAG acTTTGCATAGTTGTGCAGGGGATGGATGA
- the LOC8286000 gene encoding ATP synthase subunit d, mitochondrial: protein MSGIVKKVTDVAFKASKNIDWDGMAKLIVSDEARKEFASLRRAFNEVNSQLETKFSQEPEPVDWEYYRKQIGSRLVDVYKEAYDSIEIPKYVDTVTPQYKPKFDSLLVELKEAEQKSLKESERLEKEIAEVQELKKKLSTMTADEYFEKHPELKKKFDDEIRNDYWGY, encoded by the exons ATGAGTGGAATAGTGAAGAAAGTAACAGATGTGGCATTCAAGGCATCTAAGAACATAGATTGGGATGGAATGGCTAAGCTTATTGTCTCCGATGAAGCTCGCAAAGAGTTCGCTTCTCTCCGTCGCGCTTTTAATGAAGTCAACTCACAGCTCGAAACCAAGTTTAGCCAG GAACCTGAACCAGTAGATTGGGAATATTATAGAAAGCAAATTGGTTCTCGCTTGGTTGATGTGTACAAGGAAGCATACGACA GCATTGAGATCCCAAAGTATGTAGACACTGTCACTCCTCAATACAAACCAAAGTTTGATTCTCTG tTGGTGGAACTCAAAGAAGCAGAACAGAAATCCCTTAAGGAGTCTGAAAGACTTGAAAAGGAGATTGCAGAAGTTCAAGAGTTGAAG AAAAAGCTCAGTACCATGACTGCTGATGAATACTTTGAGAAGCACCCTGAGTTAAAGAAgaagtttgatgatgaaatcCGCAACGATTACTGGGGTTATTGA